In the genome of Aphidius gifuensis isolate YNYX2018 linkage group LG6, ASM1490517v1, whole genome shotgun sequence, the window aaaatataaaataaaaaactttatttttcatgaaggtcattagataaaaataaaaggtcattataaattaaccGGAAAAATATTCGGCAATGTAACGTCTTACGCATTTGAGATATTTGATaagtagaaaattaaatattaaatataaaattgtaatgccAGATCAAGAAATACTTGGAGATTGTCATTGGTTTGGCTgcatgaaaaagtaaaaattaatttataaaaataataattaattaaacaatattaaataaattatttatttgtacaatttcaaaattggcactaaaaaaataattaagagaaatatttttgcgacaaataaattcaaaaataaaattattattttcactattcaaggcatttttttttttttttatatttgattgttattattaaatttaaaaaattattctctaTTTCAGTCAGAAAGTTaagagttaaaaattttagaaacatcatttaaagataattatggtcgttttattgataaacctgaaaaaattttagaaataataaaaaaacaaaaaaaaatcgcaagatcaatctaaataataatcattgatttctgatttcatataaaattccCCATATatgttaacaataaaaataataacagataaaattttcaaaaaaaaaaataaatttctttaacaaaaaatatgtctCATTTTATTTGCGTCGatgcaatagaaaaattttatcagctaattattaattaacaataattattttcattaatctgATGCACAAAAAATGATCTTTGGTGTTTTgtgcatatttttaaaaataataatcacgcataataaattgaataaattttttaatcaagagTCTAAAAAAGtcttaatcattaaaaaaaaaaaattaaaataaatgttcattattttatactcatgcaattgataaaataaactaatacaaattaaatttataaaaaaaaaaataaatatatttttatataaataaaaataaattaaaaaaaattgaattaaatttttttttatcctatttttttatatatactatctttttctttttcaatgtttaataaattttttaatttcattgatatttttaacacgcaaaataatgaaaaaaataaaaaataaaataataattcatacagTGTAGAGCGAGGTGTAGAGTAGGTAGTTGTACATTACACCTCGGTAATCATCACAACGCGGATCATCCTCAATGTTTCGCGTGAGGCGAGACAGTGCATGAGgagtatttttatcataaaaaatataccaagCCAAGTTCTAAGATAATAAACATACATGTGGTCACAGAACAGCTAAGTTGCTTAGTTGTATAAAACAttgaaacattgaaaaaatataattaaagtgTCAAAGTTACATATAGTATCGGTTCATCTGCCGCTCTTAAATAACTTGaacattcatttattattttgataaataatattgataattattattatatttatttagtgaattgtgttttttttttttaaaataaagtgtcaatgaaaaataattaaatcataatGACGGGATTTGATTTAATGCTTATGggcatttgtattatttctaATACGACAAATTGTGATCGAAATCATTCGCTTCTCATTTATGATGATGCTAAATATTATGGTTgtgattatttgaaaaaaatattttttttattaattaaaaattaaattatagtgtttttttttttaactttttttaactttttttttaattacctatctaattgaattttagataatgatattaattatttaatttcattttataggGGAATTTGATTTGGATAAAATGGATTTATCAACTGCTACGAAAAATCTTAAACCTAAAGATGAAATTTTGTTACCGAAAGTTATGAAAATTACAACGCTTGATGTaagatttgttaaataatttttaatttttttgataagttTGAttgattgttgtttattttaattattaaaaattattttttttttacaataaagatGCCACcatattcatcaatttataaattaaatggaaaaacaaTGGGCAATGTAACGTCACTcgcattttatatatttgatttgataagtaaaaaattaaatattgaatatgaaATTGTAATGCCAGAACAAGAAATACTTGGAGATCACACAAAGGGTGTCATTGGTTTGCTGCATGaaaaggtaaatattaatttataaaaataataattattaaacaatattaaaaaaaatatttatttgtacaattttcaaaattggcattaaaaaaattatctagagaaatatttttgcgctaaataaattcaaaaataaaattattatttttactattagagtcaattttttttttttttttttttgtatttgtttttcagttctataaaatacttgaatatatttttaaatttaaatgaagcCAATTAAAGTacagaaaaatcaaaatgatatccaaataaatttccgataaatattttcatcaataaaagtaatttaagaaatttttttttatatttaattgttattatttaatttagaaagTCGATATGGCAGTTGCATTTTTACCAATGCATCCTGATATGTATCGTTATGTATCGTTCAGTCCAATTTtaacacaaattaaattaaaagccATGATGAAAAGATCAGATATTTTAGCAGTTAGATCTGGTTTACTTGCACCATTTACAAATCAAGTTTggatattaattatcattgctGTTATAATTAGTGGtccaattttttttggcataGTATTTTTAaggtaattttcattattaataattcaacatacatatatataaagttgttaaatattaattaataatttataaaataaaaatattttgaaatattttagatCGTACTTatggaaaaattcaaaaactgataattatacatttttacaaTGTGCATGGTTTACTTATGGTGCTATATTAAAACAAGGCTCAACAATATCTCCAAAAacaggtaatttaaaaattggaaataaaatatttttacattataaaatatagaaatatgtacattgaaaattaaatgttgtataaatttattttatagattcAAATCGTGTGTTATTTGCAAGTTGGTggatattcataataatattaacatcattttattatgCAAGTTTGAATAAGTTTTTATACTCATCAAAATTGACATTGCCATATCATTCAATTGCTGATATTGTGAATGACAATCAAAAATGGTTAGCAACAAGTGAACGTTATATTGATTTTGCTTTGAagcaggtaaataaataatttatatttatattctgatgaataattaataatgatttattttttattttagtcagaaattgaagatttaaaaattttaaaaacatcatTTGAAAATGATCAGGGTCGTTTTATTACTAAACCATCAGATAgagaaattttgaaaataatggaTTCGGACGATGAAGCTAAAATATATCTCGGTGAGGATAATCATTTGCAGCGAATG includes:
- the LOC122859250 gene encoding glutamate receptor U1-like, which encodes MTGFDLMLMGICIISNTTNCDRNHSLLIYDDAKYYGEFDLDKMDLSTATKNLKPKDEILLPKVMKITTLDMPPYSSIYKLNGKTMGNVTSLAFYIFDLISKKLNIEYEIVMPEQEILGDHTKGVIGLLHEKKVDMAVAFLPMHPDMYRYVSFSPILTQIKLKAMMKRSDILAVRSGLLAPFTNQVWILIIIAVIISGPIFFGIVFLRSYLWKNSKTDNYTFLQCAWFTYGAILKQGSTISPKTDSNRVLFASWWIFIIILTSFYYASLNKFLYSSKLTLPYHSIADIVNDNQKWLATSERYIDFALKQSEIEDLKILKTSFENDQGRFITKPSDREILKIMDSDDEAKIYLGEDNHLQRMIADHYLKMVRKNKPQNKRCKYVIMPEIIYQQPVAFAYPKDSPYQEKFDKQLRNLVQFGIIKYLEQRKLPLVPYCPLNLNEVKLKLNINDLSLAFKILAGGLTLATLTFIYEKTGVHQKNTIKKICSYIFPNFKIWKNRHNRKRVLAKNPTQILPLVCRVNNYFDDQPSTSNPSPTRQSVGMNKKIIYNGREYLEIDTPRRTSKRLIPTRSLSALLFQYNE